Below is a genomic region from Camelus dromedarius isolate mCamDro1 chromosome 25, mCamDro1.pat, whole genome shotgun sequence.
CCTCGAAACATCCAACATCCTAATGTCCTCTGATAACCTATTAATTTGTGGTTTATTAACTTATCTaaatttccttcacttttttcatttcagtttcaagaCTTTCTAGGGTAAAACTGAGTCATTCAATTAAATGTAACTCTGTATTCTTGCTGCTTAGAGCTAATTAGCTTCTCCACGTTGGGCTccccactgtggaaaacagtgattCTTTTACCTGCATTTATATGGCatgattttctctttaatctACATGATGCTCCAGAAAACCCTTCCCTGTCACTCTTAGTCCAGTCACCTGGCAGGGTGCCTAGACATTCACCATTAGAAGTTTATTCCTTTGGGTTGAGTCCagatttctcaaccttggcactgttgacatttggatAATTCTTCGTTGTAAGGGTTATCCTGTGtgttgtaggatgtttaacagcatctctggcctctacctactagatgccaATAGCACCCCCTGAATTGTGACAATCAAAACTTcctgcagggggagggtacagctcagtggtagaacacatgcttagcatgcaggaggtcctgggttcaatccccaatatctcctcttaattaaataaataaacctaattacctccctccctggCCAAAAAAACCATTCCTCCAAATATTGCCAAATGTCTTTTGAGGGGCAAAGTCACCCCTGATGAGAACGACTGGGCTAAGGGAGTGTCCCCAGTGCAAATGCTCTGGAGAAAGATGACCTCATCAATTATACATTTCTCAGCATTTGCCAGACCCGCTCCAAGCGCAGCAGTTGGCTAAGAGCCctgtggggaagaggggagaaagaagagtAGTTAGAAGAACCCTTTCCCACCAACCCCTTTTTTGATTCCCCGTGGGCCTCCGGGAGGAAGCACCTCCCGGCAAGCCCCTCTGGAGGGGCCCGGAGAAGGGCCTCCCTCCCACACACGCTGGGCGTCTCCGCGGCACTCTGTCCCCGTCTGGTGTTGCCCGGTGGAAATCAGCAAATCCTCAAGAAGCTGGTAACAAACACAGAGGGAAGAATCGGAGGCAATGCCTGCCCGTGAAGGGTTCACGGACCCCTCACCTCCTCATCCTCCTGGAGAACGTTGGGCCGACATAATAATTAATATGTatagaaatattaatataatatattatataataatataataattattaatataataattatagaaatattaatcttaatattaataagatttGTCTGTCATGGTCCAGAAACAAGAAACAGTCTTAAGTCTTTCAAGTGGAGGAAATTTAACACAAGAAATCAGTACATGGTTGATGGAAGAGCTGAGAAGCCAACAGGAGAAAGCAAGGCAGCCCCGAAAAGAGCACAGCAGGAAGCAGCTACAAATCCAGGCTGGAAGGAGCACCTTACAAATGCATCATCACTGACTCGGAAACCTCCAGAGCTATTTGACCGGAACGAAATAGTAAGGGCTGCCTGGTAGGAGATGGGActgtggaaggagaaaaggaggaaacacaGCTGACACAGCCAACTGCAGGCAAGGTCTGAGAGCAAAGAGAGGCGGAGAAAAAGCCTggcttcttccctcttcccacctaCCTGTCCTCTACCCACCTGTCTTCCTATTGGCTGAAACTGTGGGAAAGCCAGAGGGAAAGGGgctctgggaaatgtagttcccaGTAGTGATGCAGAACAGAGCCGGGGAAAGGTGGAAAACAGATCAGATCAGCAAGCAAACCAGCAGTTGATTTGGCACAAAAAAAGAGGCCCACAGAGGTGAAGTGGTGGGGTCAGGATTAAAGTCCAGATCTTAGGGCTCTTTCTGTAGGACCCAGAGAGTCCTTGAAGGCTGAAGGGACAGCATGACATTGGCAGCAGAAAAAAGGCTGTGGCTCAGCCAGCTGGAATTGAAAAGGATCGAAATGGTGCCCACCTGTGAAGCAGGGAGCTTTGCCTGGAAAGGGCATGCAGGAACATTCTGGGGTGCAGGAAGTGTTCTGGAGAGAGACACTGGAATATATAAAAGCGAAAGTTCATTGACCTGTATACATAAGATTAGTGTGCTTTCAGCAGTTCACTGTTTATATGTcttatacatcaattaaaaaaagaagatccCTTCTTCCCTGTCTTTGAGTAAAATCTTGAAATATTCTCTGGTAAAATGACATATGTTTGgaatttccttcaaaataattGAGAGGAGGTTAGAAGAGAGGTGGAGGGTTTTATGGAAGAAGTAAGACCCACCTGAGTTGAAGCTGGGAGTTCACAGTactgttttctcctcttctgtgtatgtattatatgtgaatttccataataaaaagaaaaaaagagacctaaatagacatttttccaaagaagacatacaggtggtcaacaggcacatgaaaagatgttccacatcgctaattatcagagaagtgcaaatcaaaaccacagtgaggtgtcacctcacacctgtcaggatgccattatcaaaaagtctacaaataataatacactgttggtgggaatgtagtttggtgcagccattatagaaaaaggtatggagattccttaaaaaactaaaaatagagctaccatatgatccagaatcccactcctgggtgtatgaccagaaaacacaaaaacatactgcaccccaatgttcatagcagcacaatttacaatatccaagacatggaaacagcccaagtgcccatcaacagatgatcgGTTTAAGAAGACatggtgtatgtatatttatatatatatatgaatattactcagccataaaaagaatgaaacattgccatttgcagcaacatgggtgggcATAGAgagtatcatactaagtgaagtaagtcagacagagaaagacaaataatacacgtggaatctaaaaaataatacataaaatagataagcaacaaggatttactgtataggaCTGGGAatgatatttaatatcttataataacctataattgaaaacaacctgaaaaaatatatatacaactgaataacTTTGCCATACactggaaactaatacaatattgtaaatcaaataaatttcaattaaaagaatttttttttaattttaggaaaagaaTAAGGGACCTAAGGCTACCACGCACACAGACCTTTGTGCATTTAAGAGCTCAGTGCTGCATCCAGTCCCAACCCTCCACTCCCTTGACCTGAGCAGTGTATGATGTTCTGACACTTCTTCTTTTCCTAGGCTGGCCCGGATATTGGCCAACAGAGTGCCTGTCCTAGGCctgcagcaggagaggagagaggtgtATCTAAAGCTCAGACAAGCCCCTTCACACTTTTGTgagccccactcctgggcacactcCTGACCAGGACCCCAGCTCCTCCACTAGGAGCCAGTCCAGCCAGTCAGAGCAAACAGATTAAGGATGTACGCTGAACAGGGCCCTCCAGGGCGGAGGTGTGCATGGTGCCCAGGTGACCTCCCTCAAGACAGCAAGTCAGCCCCTCATGCCTAGAGAGGCATTCCTGAGTCACAAGGAGGCAGTGTGGTTGCTGGAATGAGCTGGGACCCAGACTCAGGACCCCTGGACTCTAGGCTGGCTCTGCCATGGACTGGCTATGAGACATGGAGGAGCCATAAACCCGTATAGTCCAGAAATATGTGCTGGACACGCGGTCTGTGCTGGActctgtatgaagttcctggagcCAGACTTACAGATTCAGGGCAGGCCGTTGCAGCAGATGGCGAGCTGGGGTCATGGGGAGCAGCCTGCGTGGGGGCTGtgcagcctggggtggggtgctTTCCAGAGCCCTAGTGACCCTCAAGGACAGTTAGTAGTTAGCCAGGAGCACAGAAACTTGGCAACCAGAGAGACTGGCATAGGGCACAGTGGGGTGCTGTTAATAGCTTGCAGGGAAATGGGGGGAAGCAAGACAGCAGGGACCAGACCAAGCCCTCCTAGGATCCTAGTCTTGTCTACCTGGCAACCTGGTTTGTCTCCTCATTCTTAAGGCGAGGGGGCTGGACTGGTGGGCTGCCAGCTGCCTCCAGTTCAAAGGGGTTCAAAGGCTTCTGGGTGAGAGGCCGGGACTGAGGGCAGTggctgcccagccccagcccagctgccctgcTCCTGGGAACACGGCATACACGTGCTCCACGTTCTCTGAGGATGGGGAGCAGGGGCCTCTGCACCCTCTGGAGGGACTCATAGGTGACCTGTGTACAATAATGTGTGGGCTGGGTTGGGTCAGGGATGGGAGGGCTGGCTGGCTTGTGACTCTTTTATAGTTTGTCTTAAAAAGTCACACAACAGGGTGGGAACCCGGGAGCCTAGACAGCCTTCCAACTTGGACTGCTGCTTCCCAGATGCTGGTCTGGCTGGCTGTCCCAGGCTCTCCGAGGGTCTCTCGAGAGACCTCCAAGTTTGACTGTCCCAGGCCCCTCCATTTTTTGGATCTGGTGCCTGTCTGGAACGCCATCTGTTCCCAGGTCAGCTCCGCCCCAGCTTGGCTCTCCAGGGCCCATCCGAGGACCATCCGCTGGCTCTGCTGCCCTTTCCCACCAGCTGAGCCTGGTCTGTGCCTGCGTCCTCCTCTCCAGTCAGGCTTCCGAAGAAGGGAGGAGGCCCGGTTCCGGCCCTGCTGCCCTCACGTGCTTTCCCGGCCGTCCCCTCCCGCCCTGCGTCGGGGCAGCCAAGCCTGTTCCTCTTCCCGATTGCTATTGCGACAGCCGCCTCAGCTCCCAGCGCTCCCTGTCCCCGCCCCGCAGCCGCCGCTCCACTCCCACTTCCTGAGCCCGGCGCTGGAGCCctggaggccaggccaggcccggCCGCTCCGGCCCCGGGGGGCACGTCAGCCCCAGTCCTGTCCTGGCCCCTGGGCTCAGGAAGCTGCTGCCACCACTGCCCGGGACATCCAGGccttccaccctcctcccaggcctccacCCATCTGATCGGCTGGCCAACTGGCCGCCATGCGCCTGCCCTGGGCCACCTCCCActgcggcctggcctgggggccacTCATCCTGGGCCTCAGTGGTCTCCTGGCAGTATCCCAGCCCCCGCTGGTGAGGGAGGGGCCTGTGCAGGTGGGTGGAGGCGGGCTTGGCTAGGGGAGAGGGGTCTGGGCAGCCCTCTCTGTCGTCCCTCTGCCCTTCTCAGCTGACCCCTGACTAATTCTCCCCCACTCCATCTCCCCTTTAAGGTGCCCCCATACCGCACGGAGAACAAGACCTGCCAGGACCAGGAAAAGCAGTACTACGAGTCCAAGCATCAGGTCTGCTGCTCCCGCTGCCCCCCAGGTGAGAGGCCGGGGACAGAGAGGTGGGTTACAGGGGACTCCAGCCCATCTCACTGCCTCAGAATGGAGGCAGACACCGGCTCCCAGGAGAGACAGCTGGCAGACTTAGAGTGAGAAACACTGGCCGTCCCTCCTATGTAGTCCGGAGGAAcaggcccagggtcacacagcaagcggCAGAGGTGCCGGCGGAACCCCAGGCCCCTGACACTCCTGCTGCCCCGCTCACATCCTAGGCACGCACGTCTCAGCTGAATGTAGCCACGGCCAGGACACGGTTTGTGCCACGTGCCCCGAAAATTCCTACAACGAGCACTGGAACCATCTCTCCTTCTGCCAGCTGTGCCGCCCCTGTGACCAGAGTGAGTGGGGTGtgccggggctggggctgggatctCCCGGAGCGCACCCCTCCGCTGAGCCCTCCATCTCCCCGCCAGTGCTGGGCTTCGTGGAGATCACGCCTTGCACTAGCAAAGACAAAACCCGCTGCCGCTGCCAGCCAGGAATGTTCTGCGTCTTTTGGGACTCTGAGTGTGTACACTGCGAGCCACTCTCTGACTGCCCACCTGGCACCGAAGCTGAGctcagaggtcagaggtcactggggcagagggtgaggaggaggatgggCGGGTGATCTTGAACAGGGGGCAGGCATAGTGCTGGGTCCACGGGGAGCCCCCAGGCAGTTAGTTCTCTGTGGTATAAAACGCCTCTTTTCCCTCCCTGGGAAAGGCCCACAGAAGGGACCTGCAGGGACCTGGAACTGGGGTGGTGCAGGGCTCAGGGGTCCTTCCAGCCCTGGGGAAGCCAGGACAAAGTACAGATCAGGAACGGTGCAAGCTACAGAGTGGGGTGGGTGGGCGGGGAAGGGGCCACCCGGTGGGCATAAAGGAAGCTCACAGCTGGGCTCCCTTTGCCTGCTCACCCTGGCTGGCCATGCCTTTCTCTTGCCAGATAAAGCCTGGGAGGCTGACAGCAACTGTGTTCCCTGTAAGGCAGGGCACTTCCAGAACACCTCCTCGCCCAGTGCCCGCTGCCAGCCCCACACCAGGTGAGTGTGCTCCATCCATatgcctcccaccctcccagccccagctgctgacAACCCTGCCCCACACGCAACTCCACAGGACCGCCTCCCActtccagcccagagcccactTGAGCTGGGTGCTTTCCTCCACAGGTGTGAGGACCAGGGCCTGGTGGAGGCGGCACCAGGCACCGCCCAGTCTGACACCAGCTGCAGAAATCCATCAGAGACCCCCGAGATGCCAGGTGAGGGGCCAGGGACGTGGGGACGGGGAAGATGCCCTAATTCCAACCATCTAAACAGATAGGGAAAAGATAAGTCCTTTCCTGTCAGAATTGAGGCGAGAAGAAAAGTTCCTCAAAGAGAAATTGGAGTATTTCTACttacacacatttttaaagctatatattatatataaaacttgtAAGTTATAAATAGTATTATGGCCacactgagatataattgtaaCTGCTATCACTATAATGGTGTTGGACACTCCATCTGCTGCACAATCCATTTACTGGCCTGATATCTCTGTATTAGATCACATACTTCCATCATTGGAGACAGGATTCCACATTTGACTCTTCCttgatcttttctgtggagctgCTGGTTTCCTCACCTCATAGAGGATCACAAGATGTTTCTAATGACCATAGTTGTTATTAATCAAGGGGGAGTTTATTTCATTAACTTTGCTAAAATGACCATGTATTTATAATCGTAGCTTCCATTTATTGAGAGCTAGTGTGTCAGGCCCTCTGTGAACACTTGATTTTCactaactcatttaaccctcttAATGATCCTATGAAATAGTCATATTATTATCCTGactggatgaggaaactgaggcccagaggggttgGTTAAGTgtcttgcccaagatcacccaCGTGGTAATTGGTATTATGAAAACCTGTTCTAGGTCTTTCTTCCTCCCAAGCACGTGCCGTAATACATGCACACtgcagaaaattagaaaatgccaATAAACAAAGCTGAACATCACCACAGAACTGGCACCTAGCAAGCAAAGCCGCTCAACATTTTTGAATATATCCTCCCAGACATTTTTCTgtgcactggaaaaaaaatattttttttaaaagtagagtcGTTTTAATGTTTGTAACTTAATTTTTCATCCAACTCTATCATAGATTTTCCACatcctcttagtaatttttaaCTGTGTATCAAAGACGATGGGCAACTTAGAGCTGGAATTTTAGAGAGTATGTAAGCTGATCTCCTCTTTTTTATCTATGAAAATTCTGGTGATCAAAGGGGTGAAATGACTTAAAAATTCACATAACTGGGTAGGAACCCAGGTATCCAAGACTCTAGGTGTAGTTTTTCCCCGTGTCTCCCCTTCTGCATTCCGTCAGGCTGCAGAATTAAGTGGACCAGAAGGAGCAAACTCCTGGTATGTAAGTGTCCAAGTCCTCCTGACCGTCCTCAGGCATAGAGGACACAGGTGACAGGCATGGGAGTCTCCGTGGTGTCCGTGGCCTCGCCGAGGCCCATAGGACGTTGGCAGTTACCCACTGCTGCATGGTCCAACACCTAGCCTCCTGCTCCCGCCCCTCCCGGCGCCGGCCAGGAGGGCCAGCAGGTGGAGACCTTgcagccctgctctccctccaGGCAGCCACAGGCAGAGTCCAGAAGCCAGAACTCCAGCTCCCTCACCTCTGTAAACACTCCACAACTACAGAGGGGCAACCCCAGCTCCCACAGCCACGAGTCTCTATAGGATGGTCACATCCACAGAAATGTGGATTTACCCTGTGGCCTGAGACTGCTTGCAACCTCAAGCCCCACCCTCCCTgactgcctcccacccccaattCCAACTGCCCAAGCGCCTGTCCTCACCTGCAAGACTGCCCCCATGCTGGTCCCCAGGCAGGTGGCCACTTGCACCAGCCCCAAACATCTCCACCTGGTGGACCTTCTCCTGGCTGTCAGGAGTTCCTCCCCCTTCTCTGAAACCCAAGGGAAGTTTCTCCAATTCTACCTTTAGGAACTGcagtgtggctgggaggggaaagCTGGTCCCCCTTTTCTCTGGGCGGCCTGGGAAGTGGAGAGCTGCTCCTTACCTCCCTTGCCCTGTGCCCTCCTGGGGTCGTCATGCCTCACTCTGTCTGCTGTCCTGCCAGGAGCCATGCTGGTGCTGACCATCCTGCTGCCCCTCATCTCCTTGCTGCTCCTCATCACCGTGCTGGCCTGCACCTGGAAGAGCCACCCCTCCCTCTGCAGAAAGCTGGGTAAGGAGCCGGATGCAGACCTGGCATCTCTGTCCAcctggatgggggaggggggctggagggAGTATTCAGCACCCCCCTACCCGTAAGATGCCCAACGCCTGCTCCCCACTAGACAtcacctccctcagcccctcttcTGAGGCTGCACAGAAGGGTCATGATAGCCTGTTTCTTctgggagcccagggagggcAGCAGCACATGGCGGGGGCTGTGGGGGAGGAGAGCCTGGGGGTCTGAGGCCTgccatttcattttctgttgcaGGATCCCTGCTCAAGAGACACCCCGAGGTAACGGGGAAGGCTGCGGGGGCAGCAAGTGGGGACAGGGGGATGGTGAACAAGGTGGGGGCAGGCAGAATAAGGGTGCAGCATCAGTGTCCAGCCACTCATTCAATTAAGAATTTATCAAGCATGCCATGTGCCTGGCCCTGTTCGAGGCACTGTGGAAATAGCAGTATGCGAAACAAAGTACCTACCAGTGGAGcaaaaacaaagttaaacaaCTGCGTATTAGGAGATGATAATTGCTAAACAAAGCATGGTAGGGGGAGAGTGAGTGACAGTGGCAGAGCATGGGGGTATATAATCTTAGAGTGAACAGAGAGGGCCTCTCTGATCAGCAGATATTTGagcagaaaaattgaaaaaaaaaaagagggagccAGCCTTCGGGATACCTAGGAGAAAGTGCTCCGGGAAGAGGAaacacatgcaaaggccctgaggcagggagcGTGATGAGGAGCAGAGGAGCGGGCTGAGTGGCCTAAgcatggggtggggtgtgggaattaaaaaaagatgagGTCTGAGGCCCATGTCATTGGTTAGTTCTCGGCCTCTGTCCTGCAGGGAGAGGAATCAAATACTGCCGGTGGAAGCTGGGAGCCCCCGAGGGTCAACCCATATGTCCCTGACCTGGTAGAACCACTTCTGTCCACCTCTGGAGAACTGACCCCGGCCTCAGCTGGGCTCCCACCAAACCCAGGTTTGGAGGAAGAggtgctacaacagcagagtccTCTGAGCCAGGCCAGGGAGCTGGAGGCTGAGATCCCAGAGCAAGGCCAGGTGGCCCACGGTGAGCTTGGGGCCGGCACAGGGACaagagggggtgggcagggccagggtgggagggaaggtgggCAGAGAGAGTGTGTGAGCCAGACGGAGATGAGGAGACTAAAAGGGGTCAAGGGGAGACTTAGACAGCTAGCCAGAGTGTCCTGACTAGAGAGAAGTGGGGAAGAGACGGAAAACCCAGAAGCAGAGGAAGGAGTGCAGAGATCAAGCAACCACAGCAGACGGAGGGGGACAGCAGAAAGGGGAGATAGCCGAGGGCACTGGAGAAGCGGGGTCCGGTGCTGGGGGCACACAGGCCTTCCGTCCTCAACAGTGCCCCCTCGCCCCCTCactctgcctcccttcccacaGGTACCAATGGCATTCACGTCACTGGCGGGTCTGTGACGGTCACCGGCAACATCTACATCTACAACGGGCCGGTCCTGGGGGGAGCACGGGGCCCCGGAGACCCCCCAGCTCCCCCGGAGCCTCCCTACCCCATCCctgaagagggtgcccctggccCCCCTGGGCTCTCGACGCCCTACCAGGAGGATGGCAAAGCGTGGCACCTGGCCGAGACGGAGACACGGGGCTGCCACGCCTTCTGACAGCGCCAAGGACCCAATTTGTCACCCGCGCCTGACGGAGTCTGGGAGAAGCCAGGAGAAGGGAGGCTGCCCTACCCACACAGGACTGACAGAGGGCCTGGGTAGGGCCCCCGAGAGATGGACCCTGAGGGGCTGGGCCTCAGACATGTCCCTGAGAGCAGGGCTGGCACTGGCTGTGTACCGTGCCCGTCGCAGGACTCACCTCCGCCTGAGCAGGCCTGAGACTCCGCAGCAGACCCCTGCCCCCTGGGGCTGCACCAGCTCGGCTTCAGGCCCGGCCAGGGCACGCGACGCTAACAGCTGCCCCAGTGGCATCCACACCCCGAGCATGGCACGGAAGGGAGCCAGCCACGTGGTCACTGCAAGGACATCGCCGGGACCGCTGGCAGATTCGTGGTGCTCATGCCCAAGCTTCAGAGGCCCTTCGTGGGCCCACACTTCGCACGGACCAAGGTGGACCCTACATGAGGCTGGAGTGACTCGGAGGACcacactcccctcccttcctagaCAGGAAAGAGGTTGTGACCTCCTTATAaccgggggttggggtggggttcTAGGTATAGGGGAAAGTTTTGGAGGAGGAGGGACGTGGCGAGTGTATTTATAAATTgtaaccacatgcaaataaagaAGAGATTGATCATTTATCTCCGTGGGATTTATAGAGAAAGGCTGTTCCCTAATTCCACAAGGCATTTCTATGAGGGGCTGGTACATGGAATTCGAGTGATAACAGTTTGGCCAGCATGGAATTCATGTGATGACAGTCTGGCCAGCGATCGCATACAGTGTGGCAGGCAGAGTTCTCAATGCTGTACAAGCTCATCCTATGCAACCCTCACAAGACCCCAAGAAGGCAGCTACAATGATGATTCCCATCTAACAAGTGGGgagacaggcccagagagggagtcACCTGCCCAGTTCAACTGCAAATGGCACAGTGGGGACATGCACCCATGAGTCTCTCTTGGGTAAAAACTTTGCAACCGCACCCTTACAGAACTTCTTGGAACAAGTAAAATGGGCTGTTTTCCtcaaataatcagacttttcTGCAAATCCTGTAGGCATTAAGTCTCAGCCAATTCTCAAACCCCCAGACTCAAGGCTAAGTGCAAAAGTGTTTGGCAAAAGCTGGATGAAGGGAAAGGTATATGCTTTAGACACAAAGTGAGAGGCGAGGCTCACATTCTGCCGGTGAAGAAATCGTGGCCGACATgacttttactttatttcttcttgtctTGCAGGCATATCTTGCTTTATTGTGTCTCACTTTAGTGCACTTTTTTACAAATTGGAGCAACCCTGCATTAttgatgatggttagcattttttttaaagcaagtacactgaattttttttaatttaaattttactgtattattattttttttaatggaggtactggggattgaacccatgacctcatgcatgctaggcatacgctgtaccactgagctataccctccccacaatggttagcattttttagcaataaagtagttttaaattaaggcatg
It encodes:
- the LTBR gene encoding tumor necrosis factor receptor superfamily member 3 isoform X2, with protein sequence MRLPWATSHCGLAWGPLILGLSGLLAVSQPPLVREGPVQVPPYRTENKTCQDQEKQYYESKHQVCCSRCPPGTHVSAECSHGQDTVCATCPENSYNEHWNHLSFCQLCRPCDQMLGFVEITPCTSKDKTRCRCQPGMFCVFWDSECVHCEPLSDCPPGTEAELRDKAWEADSNCVPCKAGHFQNTSSPSARCQPHTRCEDQGLVEAAPGTAQSDTSCRNPSETPEMPGAMLVLTILLPLISLLLLITVLACTWKSHPSLCRKLGSLLKRHPEGEESNTAGGSWEPPRVNPYVPDLVEPLLSTSGELTPASAGLPPNPGLEEEVLQQQSPLSQARELEAEIPEQGQVAHGTNGIHVTGGSVTVTGNIYIYNGPVLGGARGPGDPPAPPEPPYPIPEEGAPGPPGLSTPYQEDGKAWHLAETETRGCHAF
- the LTBR gene encoding tumor necrosis factor receptor superfamily member 3 isoform X1, which codes for MRLPWATSHCGLAWGPLILGLSGLLAVSQPPLVREGPVQVPPYRTENKTCQDQEKQYYESKHQVCCSRCPPGTHVSAECSHGQDTVCATCPENSYNEHWNHLSFCQLCRPCDQMLGFVEITPCTSKDKTRCRCQPGMFCVFWDSECVHCEPLSDCPPGTEAELRDKAWEADSNCVPCKAGHFQNTSSPSARCQPHTRCEDQGLVEAAPGTAQSDTSCRNPSETPEMPGAMLVLTILLPLISLLLLITVLACTWKSHPSLCRKLGSLLKRHPEFSASVLQGEESNTAGGSWEPPRVNPYVPDLVEPLLSTSGELTPASAGLPPNPGLEEEVLQQQSPLSQARELEAEIPEQGQVAHGTNGIHVTGGSVTVTGNIYIYNGPVLGGARGPGDPPAPPEPPYPIPEEGAPGPPGLSTPYQEDGKAWHLAETETRGCHAF
- the LTBR gene encoding tumor necrosis factor receptor superfamily member 3 isoform X3 is translated as MRLPWATSHCGLAWGPLILGLSGLLAVSQPPLVPPYRTENKTCQDQEKQYYESKHQVCCSRCPPGTHVSAECSHGQDTVCATCPENSYNEHWNHLSFCQLCRPCDQMLGFVEITPCTSKDKTRCRCQPGMFCVFWDSECVHCEPLSDCPPGTEAELRDKAWEADSNCVPCKAGHFQNTSSPSARCQPHTRCEDQGLVEAAPGTAQSDTSCRNPSETPEMPGAMLVLTILLPLISLLLLITVLACTWKSHPSLCRKLGSLLKRHPEFSASVLQGEESNTAGGSWEPPRVNPYVPDLVEPLLSTSGELTPASAGLPPNPGLEEEVLQQQSPLSQARELEAEIPEQGQVAHGTNGIHVTGGSVTVTGNIYIYNGPVLGGARGPGDPPAPPEPPYPIPEEGAPGPPGLSTPYQEDGKAWHLAETETRGCHAF
- the LTBR gene encoding tumor necrosis factor receptor superfamily member 3 isoform X4; protein product: MRLPWATSHCGLAWGPLILGLSGLLAVSQPPLVPPYRTENKTCQDQEKQYYESKHQVCCSRCPPGTHVSAECSHGQDTVCATCPENSYNEHWNHLSFCQLCRPCDQMLGFVEITPCTSKDKTRCRCQPGMFCVFWDSECVHCEPLSDCPPGTEAELRDKAWEADSNCVPCKAGHFQNTSSPSARCQPHTRCEDQGLVEAAPGTAQSDTSCRNPSETPEMPGAMLVLTILLPLISLLLLITVLACTWKSHPSLCRKLGSLLKRHPEGEESNTAGGSWEPPRVNPYVPDLVEPLLSTSGELTPASAGLPPNPGLEEEVLQQQSPLSQARELEAEIPEQGQVAHGTNGIHVTGGSVTVTGNIYIYNGPVLGGARGPGDPPAPPEPPYPIPEEGAPGPPGLSTPYQEDGKAWHLAETETRGCHAF